In Oryza sativa Japonica Group chromosome 1, ASM3414082v1, the genomic stretch GTTACCAAATAAACAAATTTCAGATGGGCAGACCATTGTGTCTGCAAATGAGACATTCACTCTCGGCTTCTTTAGCCCTGGAACTTCTACATATCGGTATGTTGGTATATGGTACAGCAATGTTCCAAATAGGACAGTTGTATGGGTTGCTAATAGAAACAATCCGGTTCTAGATACTTCTGGAATCCTTATGTTTGACACAAGTGGAAATCTGGTAATTTTAGATGGCAGAGGCAGCTCGTTCACAGTAGCTTATGGATCAGGAGCAAAAGATACCGAAGCAACTATACTGGATTCTGGCAACCTTGTCTTGAGGAGTGTCAGTAACCGGTCGAGGCTGAGATGGCAGAGCTTTGACTACCCAACTGATACATGGCTCCAAGGAATGAATCTTGGATTTGTTGGTGCACAAAACCAGTTGCTCACTTCATGGAGGAGCTCAGATGACCCAGCAATAGGAGACTATTCTTTTGGGATGGATCCAAATGAGAAGGGTGATTTTTTTATCTGGGAGAGGGGCAATGTCTATTGGAAGAGTGGACTATGGAATGGCCAATCGTATAATTTTACCGAGTCAGAAAGCATGAGTTTCCTATATGTTTCCAATGACGCCAGGACTACGCTCAGTTACTCTTCCATACCAGCTAGTGGAATGGTAAGGTATGTATTAGATCACTCAGGGCAACTCAAACTCCTTGAACGAATGGACTTTGTTTTACACCAGTGGCTTGTGCTTGGGAGCTGGCCAGAGGGAAGCTGCAAAGCATATAGTCCATGTGGAGCTTTTGGCATCTGTGCCGGAAATCAAGACTGGCAAAACCGTTGCAAATGCCCAAAAGGATTTAATCCAGGAGATGGGGTTGGATGGTCTAGTGGAGATACCAGGAGAGGATGTATTAGACAAACTAATATGCATTGTGTGGGTGATAAATTCTTTCAAATGCCTGACATGGGATTGCCAGGAAATGCAACAACAATATCTTCTATTACAGGACAAAAGCAGTGTGAATCAACCTGCTTGACGAACTGTTCCTGTACTGCTTATGCTGTATTGCAGGATAAGTGCAGCTTGTGGTATGGAAATATTATGAACTTGAGGGAGGGGGAGAGTGGTGATGCGGTAGGAACTTTCTATCTTCGTCTGGCTGCCTCAGAGTTGGAATCAAGAGGTAACAAATGTACCTGACAGTAACATTCTTTCAGCACTGTACAGATGAGATGCATACTGTGCTTGAAGGAGAAGTCCAGGTAAACTGTTAAGGCAATTGATGTGCTCTATTTTCTCTTTGTCAGGTACCCCAGTGGTCTTGATTGCAGCTACAGTTTCTTCTGTTGCATTTCTTATTTTTGCCTCCCTTATTTTTCTTTGGATGTGGAGGCAGAAAAGCAAAGGTAACCATGAAAAAGCCATGTTGGATCCTTCATACCAAAATTATCTGTTTATAAGAAAATGTTATTCTATGAATCAGCAAAGGGGGTGGACACTGACAGTGCAATAAAGCTTTGGGAGAGTGAGGAGACAGGTTCTCACTTTACCTCATTTTGCTTCTCTGAAATAGCAGATGCAACATGTAAATTTTCGCTTGAAAATAAACTTGGAGAGGGGGGATTTGGTCCTGTCTACAAGGTACGTCATTCTGATTAGCATGCTACGTAGCTAAATTAGATTAATAAGTCCTGAAATATGCCCATATCAAAGCAGTTAAATTAGCTACTCCATGGTTGTAAAAAATTCTAAGCAGCTGATTGACATAGCAATGGCAGTGTAAATAAAATATTGCATTCAAGTGACCAAATACTCCAAAATAATTTGGGCTCAATGGTTACTGTTAGCTTACCTATATAGTGTAGCAAAATCCATTTATTCTAACATTAttcacaaaattttcaaactCCATTTATATGTGCACTTTCATCAATACTggctggagaaaaaaaaagaagaaagtatGCTTCTTATGAATCTGCGGAATCAATTCTTGGCTATCCCAAACATGCTGGGGCCTGGGGGAAATGTGAGTTGTGGGAACAAAGGCAGGCCTTGGGGCCAGTGATTTTTGGCTTTGAGATTCTATGGTGAATTTTTAGGCATAACACAATGTCACAATCTCTGATCATGCTCCAGGGCAACTTACCTGAAGGGCAGGAGATTGCTGTTAAGAGACTTGCAGCACATTCAGGACAAGGTCTACTTGAGTTTAAGAATGAGATCATGCTGATAGCCAAACTTCAGCACAGAAACTTAGTTAGGCTCTTGGGATGCTGCATccaaggagaagaaaagataCTTATATATGAGTACATGCCGAACAAAAGTTTGGATTTTTTCCTCTTTGGTCAGTTCAATATTCCTTTCCAGATTTCGTCCTTCATAGCCTCTTCTTTCTTGTCCCAAAAACATCAACTCTTTTTCCTCAGTTGCTATCTTTTGACTTAAGTATTTCTTTGTTTTTAAGAACAATCAAGAAGGGAAATGTTAGACTGGACAACACgaataactatttttttttgacgcacAAGGTAGAGAGACTCTACCTTGTTTCCATTGTATTAATGGTGGTCATAAAAGTGACAAAGCCAGTGGCTGGCAAGAGATTATACAGGGGGGAACAGAGAGGAAGgataaagagaaagaaagataaaaaaagaaggaaaggagaagaaaaggaagaagaaaaaacaaaacacaggaataaaaataaaaatacaggAATAAAAAGGAAACCTAGCTAAGCTTGTCTGCCCAAGTGTTGAGGTGTTCGCGAAGGCTAGGCTTTAAGCGGTGAACCCATAACTGGAGACTTTCTCTGATTCGATGCAGGATGTATGCAACGCTTGTTTCCGTGAGCTTGAAGATCAGCTGGTTGCGTGCTTTCCAGAGACCGTGCGAACAAGCAGCAAAGCATGCAGGCCATCCCGGTTTCTGGTGTTCTGGCAAGGTGTCCAGGATTGATTCCACAAAATCTTGTATGTTAGAGCTGCGCACGGCTGTCTCATATAGGTTGAGCTTCTTCCAGACTTCCCCTGCTAATTTGCAACGAAGAATGATGTGATTTGATGTTTCAATAGCTGGGCAGGTCATACAGTGTGGGTTGGAAGGTATAATTGAAGGTATTGCTCAAGGTCTCCTTTATCTTCACAAGCATTCGAGGTTCAGGATTATTCATAGGGACCTGAAAGCAAGCAATATTCTGTTGGACATCGATATGAATCCTAAGATATCTGATTTTGGTATGGCAAGAATATTTGGTTCCAAAGAAACAGAAGCAAACACCAACCGGGTTGTTGGAACATAGTAAGCGCGCTTAGTGAGCCTTCTTCTCTCCGTATTTAATCTATGAAAATCATTCTAGGTTCAGATATAGatgttcattaatttaattGAATATTTTAGTGGATACATGGCTCCGGAGTATGCTATGGAAGGCATTTTCTCGGTTAAGTCTGATGTGTTTAGCTTTGGAGTCTTGCTTCTAGAGATTGTAAGTGGAATTCGAAACGCTGGATTTCACCAACGTGGGAACTCCCTTAACCTCCTTTGTTATGTAAGTAGTAGATATTCACAgtcaaaattttgttgtttttgGTAAGTGAATTGTTCTGCCTAAAAATGAACTCCTGAATTTTGCAGGCATGGGAACTATGGAAAGAAGGAAGGTGGTCCGAGCTCGCTGATCCATCCATATATAACGCATGTCCAGAGCATAAGGTATTGAGATGCATTCATGTCGGCCTGATGTGCGTACAGGAGAGTCCCATCAATCGACCTACCATGACCGAGATAATTTCAGCGCTTGATAATGAAAGCACCACCCTGCCTGAACCGAAGCAGCCTGCCTTCGTCTCCGCTGGGATTTGGACTGAAGCTGGTGTTCACGGAGGAACACACTCCATAAACGGAATGACAATTTCCGACACGCAAGGTAGATAGTATCATGTCAATTAATTGATGCCTCTTAATTGAACCTTCCTGATGTGAAACTCTAAAGAACTTAGCAACCGGGTATGTTTTGCAAGGGCGGTCAGAGGTGTATCTATACGGTATCTACATAGAGCTTAGAGGGGTAGGGCCGTAGGGGTGGGTACAATTTTCCCGAAAACCGCACACCGAACCGAAACAACAGTTTTCTCGGTGTTTGGAGTGACGTTCGGTTTTCCTTTTTACATACTTGGGTGATCGGTGTGTGGCTCGGCTTTTGTTAAGTTGAAACCGATAATACCGTATAAACCGAGGTCTATATTGTAACCTTATGTTGGCTCAGCAATTCAGGCCCAAGTCAGTTCAAGACCCATACCAACTCAAGAGAGACAAGCAGATGCGATCCTGCCTGGCCGCATGCGCGTGTGCCAATTAAGCCATTAGTCTCTCACCGCTCGTCTGATTGTCTCCTTGTATATCTAAGGCTAAATTGACTCCTACTCATATGCACCACCTAATTATTCGGTAAAAACGAATAACCGATAAACCGAACCAAATGTGATCGGCTCTATCGGTTCAGTTCTATTTTGCCCTGATCTTAGTTCGGTGGTCATTTTCCAAAAAACCGATCTATAGATAAATCGGTTCAACCGGGGAAACCGAATGCCCACTCTAAAGGGATGCACAGCTCGATCTTATTTCGCCTCATTACCCTGTATAaatgtgctttttttttaatatgtaagGAGCGCATATTTGtattaagaaaaataaaggTTATTTACAAACCGAAGCAAACTCAAAAATGAAGGGGACATGGTACTGGAAATCTGAGCACTTAAGACTATTCTCGCTAAACTAGATAAGGACGACCCAAAGCGAAAACTACAGGCTTAACATCGGCAACGCCTCATGCGTCAACCGCCAAAGAGCAACTTCGGCCACCATTGCATGCGCCACCTCTGCCCATGTTCTTTTTTGCGAATTGAAGACCGGTTGTTCCTCTCCTTCTAGATGGTCCAGGCAACAAGTGTCGCGATGGTGTCAAAACCCCGCCTGCTGGCTCGTGCAACCTTCAAACGAGAGTTACAAAACCAGAGATTAAAGGACTCTTCGCTCACGGGCAGGCATTACGGCAACCCAATCTTGGAGAGAACGACCCCACCATAGTTGGCAAGATTCCGGGCAAGCGACCAGAATGTGATCGATGCTTTCGTCGTGTTGATCACAGAGCACACAACGATAAGGATGCGGCAACCCTCGAGATCACAGACGGTCTGTCGTCCAACATCTCTTCATCGCGACCAGCCAAATGAAATAACGACACTTCGGAGGGGCTAGAGTCTTCCAAACAGGTTTGCAATTCTCCCCACAAACGGCACGTAGTATGCTGATTTGGAGGAGTAGGCTCCTGAAGCTTCCCATCTCCAAATAAATGCATCCGACCGATCAAGCAGCTGCACCGACGACCTCAACAAGCTCCATAAATTGAAGGTATTATAGGAATGCTTGCATACCCAAAGCTCCGGAGCATTCCCTAACCCATTGCTGATTGTGCAGAGCTTCAGCCACCGTTCTACGGCGACGGATCCTCACAGGACTGCCGCAAAGACAGCCGGGGC encodes the following:
- the LOC107278529 gene encoding G-type lectin S-receptor-like serine/threonine-protein kinase At1g11330 isoform X3, with translation MAMFGTRSYSVFGDILDAFLILLVLSTCCLSSTITTDSLLPNKQISDGQTIVSANETFTLGFFSPGTSTYRYVGIWYSNVPNRTVVWVANRNNPVLDTSGILMFDTSGNLVILDGRGSSFTVAYGSGAKDTEATILDSGNLVLRSVSNRSRLRWQSFDYPTDTWLQGMNLGFVGAQNQLLTSWRSSDDPAIGDYSFGMDPNEKGDFFIWERGNVYWKSGLWNGQSYNFTESESMSFLYVSNDARTTLSYSSIPASGMVRYVLDHSGQLKLLERMDFVLHQWLVLGSWPEGSCKAYSPCGAFGICAGNQDWQNRCKCPKGFNPGDGVGWSSGDTRRGCIRQTNMHCVGDKFFQMPDMGLPGNATTISSITGQKQCESTCLTNCSCTAYAVLQDKCSLWYGNIMNLREGESGDAVGTFYLRLAASELESRGTPVVLIAATVSSVAFLIFASLIFLWMWRQKSKAKGVDTDSAIKLWESEETGSHFTSFCFSEIADATCKFSLENKLGEGGFGPVYKGNLPEGQEIAVKRLAAHSGQGLLEFKNEIMLIAKLQHRNLVRLLGCCIQGEEKILIYEYMPNKSLDFFLFEQSRREMLDWTTRISIIEGIAQGLLYLHKHSRFRIIHRDLKASNILLDIDMNPKISDFGMARIFGSKETEANTNRVVGTYGYMAPEYAMEGIFSVKSDVFSFGVLLLEIVSGIRNAGFHQRGNSLNLLCYAWELWKEGRWSELADPSIYNACPEHKVLRCIHVGLMCVQESPINRPTMTEIISALDNESTTLPEPKQPAFVSAGIWTEAGVHGGTHSINGMTISDTQGR
- the LOC107278529 gene encoding cysteine-rich receptor-like protein kinase 44 isoform X2, with product MAPEYAMEGIFSVKSDVFSFGVLLLEIVSGIRNAGFHQRGNSLNLLCYAWELWKEGRWSELADPSIYNACPEHKVLRCIHVGLMCVQESPINRPTMTEIISALDNESTTLPEPKQPAFVSAGIWTEAGVHGGTHSINGMTISDTQGR
- the LOC107278529 gene encoding cysteine-rich receptor-like protein kinase 10 isoform X1 codes for the protein MNPKISDFGMARIFGSKETEANTNRVVGTYGYMAPEYAMEGIFSVKSDVFSFGVLLLEIVSGIRNAGFHQRGNSLNLLCYAWELWKEGRWSELADPSIYNACPEHKVLRCIHVGLMCVQESPINRPTMTEIISALDNESTTLPEPKQPAFVSAGIWTEAGVHGGTHSINGMTISDTQGR